The Lutzomyia longipalpis isolate SR_M1_2022 chromosome 2, ASM2433408v1 DNA window CCAGACATTCCGTCCAGGTGTCTTTGGATAGTTTTTTACCCGTCCGGGAATCTAAAACAACTCCCGGAAGGATTTTTACATCTCCCTCCACTACTTCGGTGGAGCTCTTCGATGTTATGACACACGTTACGTCTGCATTGTCTCTTTTAGGGACTTCAATGTACTTCCTGGACCTGCCAAGGATATTTACAAGAACCTTTCTCAGCAAAATTCCCCGGAAATCCGTCAGGGTTTGTGAATCTGATGAAATTTCCTCCATGAAGACTCTTTTGGGGGAACCTTCTCTCCCAATCCCTTCAGGTGAGTTCATAACCTTTAGTAAAACATTCCGGAAGGTTTCCTTCCTGTCCAGGAAAATGATGCAACGATTCTTTATTACTTCCACCTTCTCAACAGGTAAGTTCCAGCATCcttctttgctttttatttgaatttcttcggGTTTTATTGCACAATGGGTGAATAAGTCTCCGGAGAAGCTTTTATCTTCTTCAGGGAAGCAATCTCTCCATATCCGGAAGTCAGTGGGAAAGGAAAAATCTCCCtgggaaagtttttcatttggTTTTCTCATAGATACCAAACTCCATCCTTTTTCACGTTGATTTGTTAAAAGTTGAAGGAGTTGTCCCACGAATTCTTCAATAAAAGCCATCCCTGAGAAACTTATTGCAATAAACTTCCACAACTTGTAAACATCCGGGACGTGCGGAAAGGTATTAataagtgaggttatgttatgttttaacctcaaaattacGATGTTGTTTTTTTGGTTTGAGTGTCCCTTCACAGAGGGCgaaaaattgtgggaaaatcgAAAATAGACAATTCAACGCTGGAAAATGACTCTTTGAAGAtgatttgagttttttttttaattctaaaggAAATTGCGTCcatcttcaaaatttttatattatctaCATCAGATTTgcaggattttgtaattttccacagaattacgctaaaaaatgaaaaaaaaaaagttctatccgttacactaaaaaatgaataggggaacgtggcccaattcgaaccaccgcccaattgcgacctcccctttttctcgtaaatgacgaaatattataaaactagtcaacccgagcccccaatcacgtgtgagcaatcaccattttaagctataaaaggggggcgtatattaataggggagatgaataatacggtaccccgagaaattctaaaaataaaaaaatcccgttatctgacctttcagcaggtagaaaatgaggaaaaatcaatttttctgtgggggcgctataaaggggggttggggcggaattccatatagcgcttgcaactcgtattgaccccctctacccccataccaaatttcatcaagatcggcccagccgtttaggaggagttcatgtgccacagacaaacagacagacagacagacagacttttcagctttatatattaagatgaGTCTCACAACATTATGAAGAcattatagtaaggtaatgttagcgactaaaataaattaatttggtacacaacaggacgaataaaaaatcaaaattcatttcaaatgtcaaaacaaatgtggggaaaattgaaaataaattcttgattttccggcttttccgtgtaattcatggcaattttcctatttatagtagtgataaaagtgatctactagtgaaaaacccacaaattacggcaaaataagggggtcgcaattggaacactcggggggtcgcaattagaacaccgtggtgaaaaagtgcaattttagcaactttttttaattcgactattactcagaacaggtaagagttagaaggtttgcatctatagaacaaagttagcctattaaatgaccttttcaatggtaccaaacttggaaagatttaattcattttaatatgacttttttcaatccttctgaaacagaatttagggggtcgcaattgggccacgtacCCCTAATATTTCTATCCGTTACACTCAATTTACGTTATTTAGCAGACTTCCAGGAATGCCTATTCTGGTTCATCTggtgcattttatgttgcaaagtGTCTATTGCAGGACCCCCAGCCGCACACTATAAGCGGCTTGAGCTTTCATCGGCCTGGGCCACTGATTTACATTTCTACAGCTGCTAGGAAGTtcaagtgaggttatgttccgCAAGACAACGCtccctttaattttttgcaaaataagcatcattttctgcttttaaattcattttcttggcaaaaaaataaagaaaacttcagTTCAAGtgtgaaattcatttaattgagaTACTTTTATATCATTCAAGTACAAAATCTCTCGGTATTTTCCTCACTACACCAATCTCTATAATCGTCTATACATTACaccagacatttttttttgagttataTATtaggaggaaaaataaaataaaattaggatCGTTAggatttcaaaattaattcaagaaatatCCAAGAATCTTGgagatttcaatttaattcttcttattCTCACCCCAACGGTTGACTAGACGAAAAAATGGCGGCTACATGGGGCGCAAAAGACATGATGGCGCATTGGGATTGGAGGGAGGAAGAGGAGGAGAGGGGTTTGGTTATTACGAAGCCACAGAATGCTATCAATTTTGCCAGCTATGTGTGATAAATGGTGTGCTGCCATGGGCATTCTAGGTCTTCTGTCAGGCAACAATGTTACTTCCTGTCCCAATGCCGAAGTAGTTGAGGTTGAAGTCATCCCCAAAGAGGACTTCCTCCTCCCCATTGGTTGTCATATTGATACCCAATTCGATGGGATCGATTTCCGTTACAAAGTAATCATTGCCAATGTCACTAACGCGTCCCCCATGGGGGCCCATTGAGCGCAATCCACTCTCCTGGACAATTTCATCCTTTGACAGGGGGTTCAAGTAGTCCCCGGTGGTGTCAATGGCAAACGAAGCGCCCGGATGAACAATTTGCACCTCGACGTTCCGGCGGACGCCATTGAGGATCTCCCCGGCAACACGACGAAGATCATCCGAAGCATCTGTCACATCAAAGGGCATCTGATGCTGTTCCTGCGTTGCGTAGAAAGCCGCTAAGGAGTCTGCTGCAGGCTGCTTCATTGCCACGTGATTCTCGGGCGAGTTACTCTCAGGCGGTGGCAGGATGCTTGCTGTTGCTGCAGCTGTCTCATCGAACACCCCATCGGCATCTCGCCGCACCACAGCAGGCGAATGTGCTGCCTCCATCTTGAAAAACAGCTCCAAACGCtgttttttctaatttttgttttttgagaataaatatttttatgaaaagcttaaaaatgagtaaaaattaCTCCTTACATGTTCCCATGCCAAATTATTGGCTTCTGAATCCCTGGAGGAGATTGTCCAGAGGTGTCCAGCTCCCTGGGGTGCCTTACTGCCCTTCCGGAAGTGCGGGTTAATGGACAAATTGTGGCGCACGGAATTCTTCCAGCGGTCGTCGTTGCTCTTGTAGTAGGGAAAGCGATCCCTGCAAGGAGGCGGGGAGGCAATGAGCACCCCGTGAGCGTTGCGACGTGCGCAAACGCTCGCGACGGCCATCGCGTTCCGCCCTCTTTGGCAGCTGCTTTTGGCCACCACCCCGTCCACCCCAGGCGGACAAATTAAATGGAACTTCCACCATTTTCCACCCGACGCGGAcagttaataaattataaaatttcaccCCCCTCCGTACGCCAATGAGGGTGGAATTTCCGCTTTCAGGACTCATTAGAGGTACACCGGGGAGTTTATTGTTGTGAATACCAAAGCGTAGGAGGGAGTTTGGGGGGCGCCGCGTATggcttttattcttttattcagAGGAAAAGTTCACTGAGGAAGGGGTTTTGGGGGTTGTGGTGGTATTTAAGGGTAAGAGAATCTCCCCCTTTTGTCGACTAATCAGAGttgagaaattatattttatttgataaggaagaactaattttattttttgagtgGATTTATAATATCAATTTGCGCCTAAAAGTAGGCAAAAAcgtattatttttaaattaaattaaattattttttttttaagttttatctTTAAGTATATAGATTTATATAAAAGGACAACCGGTAGTCTTCATGCTGCACAATTGTTAGATGGCACCACCAGCAtccaatcaaaaaaattaaaaaggatatTCTCCTTTTGAGCCAATCTTCGTTAAGAAatgacgagaaaaaaatttattattttacaacaGCTCGTTGAAGCCCCCGGGCAAATGTGAGTTACTTGTAATATTCAAAAAgttg harbors:
- the LOC129788752 gene encoding DALR anticodon-binding domain-containing protein 3-like; its protein translation is MAFIEEFVGQLLQLLTNQREKGWSLVSMRKPNEKLSQGDFSFPTDFRIWRDCFPEEDKSFSGDLFTHCAIKPEEIQIKSKEGCWNLPVEKVEVIKNRCIIFLDRKETFRNVLLKVMNSPEGIGREGSPKRVFMEEISSDSQTLTDFRGILLRKVLVNILGRSRKYIEVPKRDNADVTCVITSKSSTEVVEGDVKILPGVVLDSRTGKKLSKDTWTECLEQKMKECELVARHRYGFRGPGDSQAGKMFEVLGTATMTLELLEAKPTSPVAYGGTSSRGGAFILYNSARMETLLEQFKARNFPEAPPLEEIDFSLLSEPEEWILLLNFIASEEWMIEKCISEIEIGRVSPHLICSFLHNFVTIFSAYYRRVQILTDNRKHLLKTLHARIHLLRALRMIFNRTLALLDIQPVAKM